In Macadamia integrifolia cultivar HAES 741 chromosome 13, SCU_Mint_v3, whole genome shotgun sequence, one DNA window encodes the following:
- the LOC122059506 gene encoding uncharacterized protein LOC122059506, with product MRGGNRSVETVNAAASAIAAAESRVQQTTVQKRRWSSCWSLYWCFGSHRHDKRFSHSVLVPEPTVPGSAAPATQNPMHPPTGVLPFVAPPSSPASFFQSEPPSATQSPSGLLSFNAVSANNYSPNGPASIFAIGPYAHETQLVSPPVFSTFTTEPSTAPLTPPEPVQLTTPSSPEVPFAQLLISSLDPNHKKSGMCQKFTISNYEFQSYQLYPGSPIGQLISPSSAISGSGTSSPYPDREFIGGRPFLHIGAGEPPKILSIDRLSSRYWRPGQGSGSLTPDAAVPTSQDSFILEGQVSEVASLANSENESQKDDVVIVINHRVSFELTAEDVEVAEVASCVEKVPLTLIESAAETLPDTTAEAPTTQRDGILSGGSAFDCRVGETLNDMPEGASGDAEEEQQEKQQHPSLMQGSAKEFKFDNADGGTSDKPTIGSEWWANEKVVGKESGSCTKWAFFPLMQPGVS from the exons ATGAGAGGTGGAAATAGAAGTGTTGAAACGGTAAATGCTGCCGCTAGTGCGATCGCCGCTGCTGAGAGTCGAGTTCAGCAGACCACGGTTCAG AAGAGAAGGTGGAGCAGCTGCTGGAGTCTGTATTGGTGTTTTGGATCTCATAGACATGACAAGCGATTTAGCCATTCCGTCCTCGTTCCTGAACCAACAGTACCGGGATCTGCTGCTCCTGCCACACAGAATCCAATGCACCCACCCACTGGGGTATTACCTTTTGTTGCTCCTCCATCATCTCCTGCTTCTTTTTTTCAGTCAGAACCTCCTTCTGCTACCCAGTCACCAAGTGGTTTATTATCTTTCAATGCCGTTTCAGCCAACAATTACTCTCCAAATGGGCCCGCTTCTATTTTTGCCATTGGGCCTTATGCACACGAGACTCAGTTAGTATCACCCCCAGTCTTCTCAACCTTCACCACTGAACCATCCACTGCTCCTTTGACTCCTCCTGAACCTGTTCAGCTTACGACACCTTCATCACCCGAGGTGCCATTTGCTCAGCTGCTAATTTCATCATTAGACCCCAATCACAAAAAAAGTGGGATGTGTCAGAAATTCACTATTTCCAACTATGAATTCCAATCATATCAGCTGTATCCTGGAAGCCCAATTGGGCAACTCATCTCGCCTAGCTCAGCGATCTCAGGTTCTGGAACCTCATCTCCATACCCTGATCGGGAATTCATAGGTGGACGTCCTTTTCTTCATATTGGTGCAGGGGAGCCTCCCAAGATCTTGAGCATCGATAGACTTTCTAGCCGCTATTGGAGGCCAGGGCAAGGCTCTGGCTCTTTGACGCCGGATGCCGCTGTACCAACCTCTCAAGACAGTTTCATTCTTGAGGGTCAGGTATCAGAGGTTGCATCTCTTGCAAACTCAGAAAATGAATCCCAGAAAGATGATGTTGTGATTGTGATTAATCACAGAGTTTCATTTGAGTTGACTGCTGAAGATGTAGAGGTTGCGGAGGTTGCAAGCTGTGTGGAAAAGGTGCCTTTGACATTAATTGAATCTGCTGCAGAAACTCTACCAGATACAACAGCAGAAGCACCCACTACTCAAAGGGATGGCATTTTAAGTGGAGGGAGTGCTTTTGATTGCCGTGTGGGAGAAACATTGAATGACATGCCTGAGGGAGCATCAGGAGATGCAGAAGAGGAGCAGCAGGAGAAACAGCAGCACCCTTCTCTCATGCAAGGGTCTGCGAAAGAATTCAAGTTTGACAATGCAGATGGAGGGACATCTGATAAGCCCACAATTGGATCAGAGTGGTGGGCTAATGAGAAGGTTGTGGGCAAGGAGTCAGGGTCCTGTACAAAGTGGGCCTTTTTCCCTCTGATGCAGCCAGGAGTCAGCTAA